The Polymorphobacter megasporae genome window below encodes:
- the fsa gene encoding fructose-6-phosphate aldolase: MKFFVDTADTREIEELAATGLLDGVTTNPSLIAKSGRNFLEVIAEIAKLVDGPVSAEVVATGADDMLREAAKLLTLGDNITIKVPLTLDGLRACKTLSDDGVMVNVTLCFSATQALLAAKAGAAFISPFVGRHDDVGFDGMALIADIKQIYDNYAFDTEILVASVRHPVHVLQAAKIGADVCTMPAAVIRALANHPLTDRGLAGFASDWAKTGQSIL; encoded by the coding sequence ATGAAGTTTTTCGTCGACACCGCCGACACCCGCGAGATCGAGGAGCTGGCAGCGACCGGCCTGCTCGACGGGGTGACGACCAACCCGAGCCTGATCGCCAAGTCAGGGCGCAATTTCCTCGAGGTGATAGCCGAGATCGCCAAGCTCGTCGACGGCCCGGTCTCGGCCGAGGTCGTCGCAACCGGCGCCGACGACATGCTGCGCGAAGCGGCCAAGCTGCTGACGCTCGGCGACAATATCACGATCAAGGTGCCGCTGACGCTCGACGGCCTGCGCGCGTGCAAGACGCTGTCCGATGACGGCGTGATGGTCAACGTGACCCTGTGCTTCTCGGCGACGCAGGCATTGCTCGCGGCGAAGGCGGGGGCGGCGTTCATTTCGCCGTTCGTCGGGCGCCACGACGACGTCGGCTTCGACGGCATGGCGCTGATCGCCGACATCAAGCAGATCTACGACAATTACGCCTTCGACACCGAGATCCTCGTCGCCAGCGTCCGCCACCCGGTCCACGTCCTCCAGGCGGCTAAGATCGGGGCCGATGTCTGCACGATGCCCGCGGCGGTGATCCGCGCGCTCGCCAACCACCCGCTGACCGACCGCGGCCTCGCCGGGTTCGCGAGCGACTGGGCGAAGACGGGGCAGTCGATCCTGTGA